Proteins encoded within one genomic window of Spirulina major PCC 6313:
- a CDS encoding transposase — protein sequence MSLDSYRKGCKVVLLADRGFVQTETMTLVRTFGWHYRIRIKSNTWLWHSAKGWSQPKAFHLKPGEALCWHNVKLHKGEWYGPVHVIFGRNNVNGEFWAVVSDEPTHLQTFAEYGLRFDIEEAFLDDQSGGWHLQSSQLRSVCVLSRLCFILALATLYVSAQGLEVVQSGKRRWVDPHWFRGNSYFRIGLEWIRTALLEGWRLIRLVAFFSNSDPEPAMASRPQHRQRSYRLEFQFCSFSYSPD from the coding sequence ATGTCGCTCGACTCCTACCGCAAGGGGTGTAAGGTGGTGCTGCTGGCTGACCGGGGCTTTGTGCAGACGGAGACTATGACGCTGGTGCGCACCTTCGGCTGGCATTATCGCATCCGCATCAAAAGCAATACCTGGCTTTGGCACTCTGCCAAGGGCTGGAGCCAACCAAAAGCGTTTCATCTCAAACCCGGTGAAGCCCTCTGCTGGCACAACGTCAAACTTCACAAAGGTGAATGGTATGGTCCGGTTCATGTCATTTTCGGTCGCAACAATGTCAATGGCGAGTTTTGGGCGGTTGTCAGTGATGAACCGACCCACCTCCAGACTTTTGCTGAGTATGGTCTCCGGTTTGATATCGAGGAGGCGTTTCTCGATGACCAGTCTGGGGGTTGGCACCTCCAATCTTCCCAACTTCGCTCAGTTTGTGTTCTTTCCCGTCTCTGCTTCATTCTGGCTCTGGCGACTCTCTATGTCTCAGCTCAGGGTCTTGAGGTTGTCCAATCGGGCAAGCGTCGCTGGGTTGACCCCCATTGGTTTCGCGGCAATAGCTATTTTCGTATCGGTCTTGAGTGGATTCGTACTGCTCTCCTTGAGGGCTGGCGCTTGATTCGGCTTGTTGCTTTCTTTTCTAATTCTGACCCTGAACCGGCTATGGCTTCTCGTCCTCAGCATCGGCAACGCTCTTATCGCCTTGAATTCCAGTTTTGCTCTTTTTCTTACTCCCCTGACTGA
- a CDS encoding Spx/MgsR family RNA polymerase-binding regulatory protein translates to MTLLVYGIPNCTTCKKACAWLDETAIAYEFINTKTHPPTAALIQDWVATLGSKPMRNTSGQSYRAIGDEKKTWTDAQWVAAFAADAMLLKRPLFVKEGQAVLVGFRANEEKRRAILGPGT, encoded by the coding sequence ATGACTCTCCTCGTTTACGGCATCCCCAATTGCACCACCTGTAAAAAGGCCTGCGCCTGGTTGGATGAGACTGCGATCGCCTACGAATTCATCAACACCAAAACCCACCCCCCCACCGCCGCCCTGATTCAAGACTGGGTCGCCACCCTCGGCAGCAAACCGATGCGCAACACCTCCGGCCAGTCCTACCGAGCGATTGGCGACGAGAAAAAAACCTGGACGGATGCCCAATGGGTCGCCGCCTTTGCCGCCGATGCGATGCTATTAAAACGCCCCCTTTTCGTCAAAGAGGGGCAAGCGGTACTCGTCGGCTTCCGCGCCAATGAGGAAAAACGGCGGGCGATTTTGGGGCCCGGAACCTGA